In Maridesulfovibrio sp., the genomic stretch AGTTCTCTTCCGGTTCTCACGCTGAAGGTCGTATCGTAGGTAAGCAGATGGTACGCTGGGTTGTTGATCACAAAGACTTCAAACCCGCTCTGAAAGAAAACGCTGCTGATCTCGCTAAAGAAATCTACCAGCCTTGGTACACCTACGAAGCCGGTAAAGGCATCTCTACCGACCCCGTAGTTAACCCCAACTACATCACTCCTAAAAACTTCATGATGCGCCTTGTTAAGGCAACTGATGAATACGGTGGTGGTGTTGGTACCATGTACGTGACTTCCAAGTCTCTGCTGCACACCGGTTTCAAACTTCTCGAAATGCTCGAAGAAGACTCCAAAAAACTGGCTGCTCGTGACCTCCACGAACTCATGCGCTGTTGGGAACAGTTCCACAGACTGTGGACTGTACGCCTGCACATGCAGCACATCGAATTCCGTGAAGAGTCCCGTTACCCCGGTTTCTACTACCGTGGTGACTTCATGGGTCTCGATGATTCCAAGTGGAAATGCTTCGTCAACTCCAAATACGATGTTGAAAAAGGCGAAACAACCGTCTTCAAGAAAGCATACCACCAGATCATCCCCAACTAAGCCGGGAATGATTATATACGGCTGCGGGCTTGAGCCCGCAGCCGTTCTTTTACGGCTTGCACTGAAATGGTCTGAATCCGTATTGCGACCTAAGGTCGGTGTCCGGGTTTGGGCCATTTTATGGCTAAGGGCCTCAAAGAGTTCAGGAGGATAGAGAATGTCAAATAGCATACTTGTCGTGGGCGGCGGGTTCAGTGGTATTACCGCTGCACTCGAAGCCGCTGAAGTAGGCCATGAAGTCTTCATCGTGGAGAAGGCGCCGTATCTGGGTGGCCGGGTGATGCAGCTGAATAAATATTTTCCAAAGCTGTGTCCTCCTTCCTGCGGACTGGAGATTCAGTTTCAGAGAATCAAAAACAATAAGAACGTTAAGTTCTTTACCTTGGCTGAAGTGGAATCCATCAGCGGTTCCAAAGGCAACTACGAAGTCAAGGTTCGCATCAAACCCAGATATGTGGGGCCTGGCAGTGTTGATCTTACTGATGTCATCGCGAAACTGTCTAATGACATTACCGATGAATTTGAGTTCAAACTCTGCGACCGCAAGGCTCTTTACATGGATGTTCCTTTTGCTTTCCCCGCACGGTATGTCCTTGAGAAAGAAAATTGCACCGATGCAGACCTTAAGCTCCTCGAAGAAGTCGATGTTATCGACCTTAAAGACGAGGAAAAGGTCATCACACTTAATGTAGGTTCCATCGTTTACGCTACCGGCTGGAAGCCTTACGATGTCACCAAACTTTCCAACCTCGGAGCTGGCACCGTTAAGAACTGTATTTCCAACATGGCGTTGGAACGTCTCGCAGCTCCTAACGGCCCCACCGGCGGTCAGATTGTGCGTCCGTCTGATGGTGCACAACCTAAAAATATCGCGTTCGTACAGTGTGCGGGTTCACGCGATGAAAACCACCTCAACTTCTGTTCCTACATCTGCTGTATGGCATCCTTGAAGCAGGCTGCCTATGTTCGTGAACAGTATCCCGATGCAAAGGTCACTATCTACTACATCGACCTTCGTACTCCGGGCCGTTACGACAAATTTGCCAAGCGCATTCTTTCCGATGACAAAATCAATGCCGTTAAAGGTAAAGTTGCTGATGTTATTGAAGAATCAGGTTCCGGCAATGTTCTCGTCACAGTTGAGGATGCTGAATCCGGTATTAAAGCACAAAACGAGCATGATCTCGTAGTTCTGGCTACCGGAATGCAGCCCAGTCTGGCAGGTACTCCGGTTCCCGCCGGTGTACAGGTTGACGATCAGGGCTTTATTGTCGGCGGAGAGGAACAAGGCATTTTCGCTGCCGGGTGTGCAAAGCAGCCTCTGGATGTCATGAAGACAGCCCAGTCAGGTACTGCGGCCGCTCTCAAAGCGATCCAAACTGTGATAGGGAGGTAAGTCGACATGCCCGAAAAAATCGGTGTTTATTTCGACCAAGCGAGCGTCTCTCCTTACCTGAACGCTGAAGAAATGGCTGAACTGGTCGGTCGCGTTTACGCGAACGAATGTCCGGTCGTAAAGGTGCATCCGCGCCTGAACAGCGAGGAAGGAAGGAAGCTCATTCAGGAAGATATCGACGCTGGCAGCGTTGACGCAGTATGTATCTGCGGCACTAGCCCTCGCGTTGACTGGGATATTTTCGACTTCGACAACGTCGCAGTTGAAAGGGTCAACCTGCGTGAACAGTGCATCAAGGTTTTCAGGAATCCCGACGGCACCATGCCAGATCCTAACGGTGAAGTTCCTGAACTCCTGAAAATAATGGCAAACGAATATGTCAAAATGGGTGTTACCAAGCTGCTTAAAACCAAAGAGCAGGAATCTCAGGCCTTTGATGCAACTAAAGTTGTTATGGTCATGGGTGGTGGTTTCACCGGTCTTACTGCGGCTCTTTACGCAGCCAAGACCAACCACGACGTAATTTTGGTAGAAAAGGAAGCTAACCTTGGCGGTAAGGCTGCAGGGATGTATAAAACATTCCCCCTTTCCTATCCTTATACAGAAGCACATGAAACCGGAATTGAAGCTCTGATCTCTGAAGTTCAGTCTAATTCCAGAATTAAAGTGCTCACTTCTGCACAGCTAAAAGCTCTTGAAGGCGCTCCCGGTAAGTACACTGCCAAAGTTGAAGTCGGTGGAAGCGTTGAAGAGATGACTGTCGGAGCTTGTGTTCTGGCTACCGGTTGGGTTCCCCAGGATACTAAATACGTAGAGCCTATGGGTTACGGTTCTTCCAAAGTTGTGACTGCCGCTGAATTTGAGAAGATGGTCAAGGAAGGCAAAATGACTGCAAAGTCTGTTGCTTTTGTTCTTGATACCCGTCTCAGCGAAGCTCAGTTTGCAGCTGAAGAAGAAGCATACGCGAATCGCTCTGAAGAGCAGATTGCGGCAGATGACGCTTCAGCTGCTGAAGCCGCTGAAGGAGAAGAGGAAGATACCTTTGTCTACGAAGACATGGAATCTTACAAGCATCTCCCTTACAGCTCTGAGCTGAATAGTCTTGTTGCTCTCAAACAGGCCAACTACGTTCGTGAAAAGAATGAAGACGCTATCGCTTACATCATCTATGATCATATGATGGTTCCCGGCGTTAACGAGCGTTACTATCGTGCAGCTCAGGACAATCCCGGCGTAATGCTGACCAAAGGTACTGTTACTTCCATCAAGGAAGAAGGTGCTGGAATGGTCATTTGCGCTAAGAATACCCTGCTGGGCGAAAATATCGAAATCGAAGCTGAACTGGTCGTTGTTCCTACCGGTATGGTTCCCACTACCGCTCATGACCCGACCATCAACCTCGTATACAGACAGGGTC encodes the following:
- a CDS encoding FAD-dependent oxidoreductase, which encodes MSNSILVVGGGFSGITAALEAAEVGHEVFIVEKAPYLGGRVMQLNKYFPKLCPPSCGLEIQFQRIKNNKNVKFFTLAEVESISGSKGNYEVKVRIKPRYVGPGSVDLTDVIAKLSNDITDEFEFKLCDRKALYMDVPFAFPARYVLEKENCTDADLKLLEEVDVIDLKDEEKVITLNVGSIVYATGWKPYDVTKLSNLGAGTVKNCISNMALERLAAPNGPTGGQIVRPSDGAQPKNIAFVQCAGSRDENHLNFCSYICCMASLKQAAYVREQYPDAKVTIYYIDLRTPGRYDKFAKRILSDDKINAVKGKVADVIEESGSGNVLVTVEDAESGIKAQNEHDLVVLATGMQPSLAGTPVPAGVQVDDQGFIVGGEEQGIFAAGCAKQPLDVMKTAQSGTAAALKAIQTVIGR
- a CDS encoding hydrogenase iron-sulfur subunit — protein: MPEKIGVYFDQASVSPYLNAEEMAELVGRVYANECPVVKVHPRLNSEEGRKLIQEDIDAGSVDAVCICGTSPRVDWDIFDFDNVAVERVNLREQCIKVFRNPDGTMPDPNGEVPELLKIMANEYVKMGVTKLLKTKEQESQAFDATKVVMVMGGGFTGLTAALYAAKTNHDVILVEKEANLGGKAAGMYKTFPLSYPYTEAHETGIEALISEVQSNSRIKVLTSAQLKALEGAPGKYTAKVEVGGSVEEMTVGACVLATGWVPQDTKYVEPMGYGSSKVVTAAEFEKMVKEGKMTAKSVAFVLDTRLSEAQFAAEEEAYANRSEEQIAADDASAAEAAEGEEEDTFVYEDMESYKHLPYSSELNSLVALKQANYVREKNEDAIAYIIYDHMMVPGVNERYYRAAQDNPGVMLTKGTVTSIKEEGAGMVICAKNTLLGENIEIEAELVVVPTGMVPTTAHDPTINLVYRQGPAFPDLKQFDGYADSNYICFPYETRRTGIYAAGCVRQPMSMGLAREDAAGAVLKAIQCINSSNHGVAVHPRSGDTTYPVFNFMRCTQCKRCTEECPFGALDDDEKGTPMPNPSRCRRCGTCMGACPERVIGFDNYNIDMIGSMIKQVNVPDDMEADGPRFIVLACENDAYPALDMAAMRGKGWSPYVRVVPVRCLGSVNTIWIADAMSKGIDGVLLLGCKYGEDYQCHFMKGSELCNRRMENVADSLNRLGVEPERVVQAELAIDEYDKVPDMIDDFVKAMIKIGPNPFKGY